Genomic window (Vitis riparia cultivar Riparia Gloire de Montpellier isolate 1030 chromosome 4, EGFV_Vit.rip_1.0, whole genome shotgun sequence):
TAAAGATAgttcttcttctcaatttttgcaTACCCAAAATTGAAAgtttaaattgattaaatataaatagtttttttctctcatcattTTCCCTTTGGTATTGGAAGGAGAAGAAAGTATAGAAGTTTAAGAGAAAAGGAAAGTGTTTGAATggtttaactattttaaaatttctgatGGAGAgtatttatataagataaattttcAAGGACTCCTATTTACAAAGGATTTGTGATATATTAGAATTATACAAATgtaaaattcaaacaaattcaTGAGTTGATAGGGTCTGCTCAATACACCCCCTCAAGATGTGTCAATCTTGACTCGAAGGGCTTAAACTCTTATAGAATATAGGGCTTGAACTCATATAGAAGATAGGGGCTTGAACTCATGTAGAAGATAGGGGCTTTGTTTGTTAGAGCATCGGCAAGTTGATCCATGATTGCCACATGAGACCCTAAGCTCACGTGATTGAACTTTGTTTccaacaaaatgaaaatcaattgcATTGCGAAACACTGGATTTGCACAAAGATATATTGCACCCATATTATCACAATAGATAAGAGATGATGATGAAATTGAAAcatcaagttttgaaaaaaaaaaaaaaaaagacttaacCCAAAGGACCTTTGAAGCTATAGAGACCATGGCACGATATTTCGCTTCAATGGAAGAGTGGACTATGgacttttgtttctttgatgaCCAAGCTAGACATAGGATTGTGACCAAGAAAAACAATGTGAGCACTGGTGAATGATCTATCATCGGGAtttcctgcccaatcagcatccGAGTATGCATGCATATTGATGGGCAATTTCTTGTGCAAGAATAGACCATGCATTATTGTTCCAGCTAAGTATCTAAGCAATCTTTTAACACAAGACCAATGTGTTGATGTTGGATGGTGCATAAATTGagataatttatttactaagaATGTGATGTTTGCGCAATTAAAAGATAAGTATTAGAAGCCTCCAATGACCAATCTATATTCAATGGGATGAAGAAGAGAGGTGTCATCATGCAGATGTGGAACATTGTTGAGGGACATCGGGGATTGAACTGGTTTGGTAGTCACCATTTGTGTTTTCTTAAGAAGCTCTTGAATGTACTTGTGTTGAGATAAGAATAATTCAATGGCAATATGTATTACTTCaacaccaagaaaaaaaaaaggtcccaAGACCCTTAATGGAGAATTTGGCCTCTAACCGAGAGATCACACAAACAAGAAACACATTATTCTTacttgttaaaataaaataatcaacataAACAAGTAGGTAAGCAAAGGGACCAccactctttttaaaaataaagagtgATGTATCGGCTTAGGAGATGACAAAACCTAATGAAAGGAGAAATTAGTAAAGTTCATGATACCAAGCTCATGGAGCTTGTTTAAAGCCATAAAGAGCTTTACGAAATCGACAAATATGATGGGGATGTCGTGTATCCGTGGACCCAAGAGGTTGAATCATGTAAACGTCTTCATGAAGCACCCATGGAAGAATGCATTATCAACATCCAATTGACGAAATGACCAACCATAAGAAATAGCAAGGCTAAGGATGAGTCAAACCGTTGTCGGTTTGATAACGGGATCAAGTCTCATTGTAGTTGAGCCCCCACCAACTACCTTGTAGCGTTTGTACGTTTAATACGGAatatccacttgcaccccactaCCCCACCAAGTTTTGGTTAGCATGTGACGGGACTAACTCCCATGTGCCATTTTGTATCAATGCATCAAATTCATGATGGGACTAACTCCCATGTGTCATTATGTATCAATGCATCAAATTCATAAGACATAGCCTGCCTCCATTGTGGATCTTCATGGCTTGAGAAACACAAGTTGGTTCGGTTAAGAAGGAAGAAGAGGAAGTTGTGGTGAAAAGGGTGATTTTCTTGGAGGGGGTAAACATATTATTTAATAGCTTAACCACTTCTAAATTAATGATGGAGAGTATTTATACaagataaattttcaaatagtagGACTCCTATTTACATGGAGTTTGCGACATActataattatacaaatttaaaattcaaacaaattcaTAAGTTGATAGGAATATGCTCAATAGAAAGTCCTTGCAGCTTTgatttgtttttccattttagACATGTAAGGTCTTGCAACTTTGATTTGTTTTCCCAATTTTAGACAAAGAAGTTCAAAAGCGACGTACTCCTAGGTCGGAGTCACTCTTATCATGATATATTTAATCTCAATAATTCCTTCCATAATTATTGTAAAGCCAAGATATTCATCACCACCACCCATATGCATCCCAAGGTCTAGTGATAATCTCAAAAGACAATTTCAAAATAGATCTATAAATTACGCTCACACTAAAATCTCATTCTAAAAAGACAATTCCAtcttaaatacaaaaaaaaaaaattatgatatatttgcATTTGGAAGTGATAACTTACAATAAAGTATGAtatacaagaaacaaaaaatatgacatatttacaataaattatgatatatttgcATTTGGAAGTGATAACTTACAATAAAGTATTATATACAAGTGACATTACAATATCACAGTTATAATATCACTTATGTAATATTTACAATGgtaattcataattaattacATATGATACAAGTCCACTGCGTATCAATGggattttgaaatatatatatattttttttcatattttcttttttttttggtaaatattttaatttttttcaaaatcccctGGATTGATTTATCCGATGATGTCCGATCCTCTGTATCCATCGTAGCTTCTTCCAAAGATACAACCAAAGCCCCTAAAATTAAGCCAAACAAGATGGCCGGAATCAGCCAAGTCACCAactgaaattatttttcatcaatttgactatgattaaaattattcaaaatatagtTTCCAagacttttaatttaaaaataatttttttccaattgtttttcataaacatatttataaaaaatttcaatttttttaataattactttaaaaaatctaacaaactaattaaaattatttttaaaaatattttctatcaaGACTCTGTTTTTCGGTTCTACTTTGCAACTGAAAAAACGAACCGAGAAAAATCCCAACGAAACCATTTTATAACGTACTTGATCCGGCCGAGATCTGTCCATCGCGCCTTGACGCCGGAGATCAGGAGGCCTCCGTCCGGGTCTCTGCCCACAATTATCTTCCCATAGGTGATGAAGTGGCGGCGCGTCAAGAGCTTGCCTGAGGAAGAGCCGTCGACGGAGACGGAGATCATTGGAGGGCGATCGGGATTGCTGGGGGCGTAGCAGAACCCGGTGGCGGCGACTTCAGTAGAGGTGCTCGGAGCGATGGAAATCCTCTTGTGAACACGGTGAGTTGGGAAGAGGGTAACTATGAGCTCCACTTGCTGCTCAGTCTTGTTCTCGATCACCGTCACTCTCCTTCCCGGATAAATCATTCTCGACAGTTAGCTGTTGAATTGGATTTTGTTTCTCTTTACCAGTGAAACCAGGTGCCAAATTTATAATGTAATTAATCGGTTAGACtgataattcaaaattcaatgttttttttttaatatatatatatataatatttaaataataaagaggacaaaatttaaaaatagtaacaaaaaaaatatataaatttatatattttttcttaaaaatgaaaaattatacgACATATtatgatttgatatttttttcttaaaaatctaaaaaaataaatattattatataaaataatatatattataaacattttaaaaacattaaatcgaTTCAAATTACTTTCAAGTTATCATATTTAAACCCAACCCaaattgatatttgaaaaaatttaacttaaggtcaatctaaatattaaaaatgattactTAAGTTGGGTTTAGGTTGGGTTTAGCCGATCAACCCAAATTTTAGCCCTAGTTGATGGATTTATTTGcatcatttcaaaattcaattattcaacaaaataaatctaaCCAAATCATGACACAAATAATGATCGGATTAAAAACATATACTCAAACacaatcaaattattaaataaatgataagTCATGTAACTCATTTAACCCCTTTTATAAGCAAGTcccctatttaataattaaatcaaattaacttTTGTATAAATGCTTACTATTAACCTTTCAGTCGGACATGTATATGACTCAAttgacctatttatttaaaaataaatttaaaataagttaaaatcataatttaattaatcatcataattattaaataagttaattcaactcaaattattattatatatattgatacaaaaataatttactatATATGCTAAACATggcttatgtttggttcccaaaaaatattaagaaaaaaaatgttaagaaaaattatttcttcatgtttgatctcattgtaaaaaaaaaaatcaaatataatttaaattaatttaaattttatatattttaaaattatttaatcttaataagtaaaatgattttaaaaaaacatataaaaataattttattaaatttaaatctaattttttttatttttcgtctctattttatttcttttatgattttttttttttttttcattttacttttcttttttattttttttcttttatgtatttttatcgAATTTTTGGATAACCAATCGTAATCATAAACTTCACACAAATACAAACAAACCCAATTCCCTCAAATCTTCCCATTTGAAGCCAAAGGTGATTAAATTTGAGAAAGCGTATGGTAATTTGCTACTCTCATGGAGTCGTTCCTCGAAGAGTGGTGGCCATGGTAGAGATAAAAGATTCTCCTATTGCAAATTGTGAGCCACTTATCCTCCAAATATTATTGAAGATTCTGAGCCATTTATCATatgaatatttcatttttaaattattttattaaagttcAGACGCATGCACAACATCATCCATGATATAAGATCTATAAATTCCAAATGATTTTCCCTTTAcaagtgaaaatgaaaataatttcaaaaatcttgCCTTTTTtgtaaacttaaaaatagtgcaaaattttaaaaattatgattgctttttttatgacttaaaaGTGTTATGCATTTTTCTcaagcatataaaaaaaaatccatattgtttatattgatatattttttttatatatagcttatttgaattttgaaatttttcattttgaataatatcaattattgttttttttattattcttttttttaagtggtgtttatttgtttttttattaaataaaaaaagtcaaaatattttattttttttattcaattaaaaataatcttttaatatCAACTAACAAAActtattaataacaaattcactttaattatattgattgatatcaataaattacttttaacttaataaataaaataaaatatttttggttttttctatttaatcaaaaaaacaaatattatcttAATGTTTTGCTATACCCAGATTAGATTGacggttttattttaaatctatcaaCTCGCTTTCTATGTGATTCCAAACAACTTAAAAGtgaaacaaaatatgataaattcatAGCTTTAaacttaattaaataataacataattaataattgaatttacaaGTAAAAAGTAGtataataatcttttaaaatttgtttttatattcattagtactttccatatttttttgtgAATACCCATCCCTACGTAATTAGGTTCCATGTCAATATAAGACTTATATTATTCATCACAAATACCTAGATATTTTATAACAAGTGtttttgtgagaaaaaaaaatttcgaaattgattcttgaaaattctTTCAATAAAAGGCAAGGCGGGGCCAATTTGAATATGACTTTTGAggaaatgtaacaaaaaaaaatagaggtgTGAACAAAAGTAAATTTCTTAGAAGAAAGTTGTGTATAACAAGCAAAATTGTATATTTGCTTTTTAGATTCAATGAATCGTTGTttataatcaatcaaatatgTGGTTTCTACTATTAAAGggtttttatgtaaatttgtagTCCTTGCAGTTGaatttttctccatttatttctaaaattacaaTATTAGCATCATCAATTGGAAGtagaagaaataataaaaatcaaaattaggtTTATACAAAATTTGAACTCCTACCCCCTTGGGGTTTTTCCTAAGCTGAAATTACCTAATTCACCTTCCATAAGGTATATATGTAGTCATGCTGTTACCCATTTTGTCTCTTAGCTCCAACTTGGGTTAGGAA
Coding sequences:
- the LOC117913500 gene encoding uncharacterized protein LOC117913500; the encoded protein is MIYPGRRVTVIENKTEQQVELIVTLFPTHRVHKRISIAPSTSTEVAATGFCYAPSNPDRPPMISVSVDGSSSGKLLTRRHFITYGKIIVGRDPDGGLLISGVKARWTDLGRIKGFGCIFGRSYDGYRGSDIIG